Proteins from a single region of Kluyveromyces lactis strain NRRL Y-1140 chromosome A complete sequence:
- the ATG33 gene encoding Atg33p (weakly similar to uniprot|Q06485 Saccharomyces cerevisiae YLR356W), producing MSVCLTATKSIALVSAGLNSGLCFGGVLSPEPTDVTAKRTTNNFDLNREIAIGVLSSLSTGFYAASYFGAPTQWKHPYLLYTGALALISTGITAFKLIRRMVWPIVYKRIRCHSKESHVDEKSSAHINQDITDSVQEQDNDESDHGQDDSVVLVSESSNHSIDSGANDAPSTLPLLPTHTENKSSRLSTTDQCGWSSLLSAFTSDAVLDTVRTISSVGLLLLGTVGGLGEPLALI from the coding sequence ATGAGTGTTTGTTTGACAGCTACCAAGAGTATCGCTTTAGTCTCTGCTGGGTTGAATTCCGGGCTTTGTTTCGGCGGTGTTTTGTCACCAGAACCAACAGATGTTACCGCTAAGAGAACTACAAATAATTTTGATTTAAACAGAGAAATCGCCATCGGTGTGCTAAGTTCTTTATCCACTGGGTTCTATGCAGCAAGTTACTTTGGCGCCCCAACTCAGTGGAAACATCCTTATTTATTATACACCGGTGCTCTAGCGCTGATTTCAACAGGTATTACCGCATTCAAGCTAATCCGCCGTATGGTTTGGCCAATTGTTTATAAGAGGATACGCTGCCACTCAAAAGAGAGTCACGTGGACGAAAAATCTTCCGCACACATTAACCAGGATATTACTGACAGTGTTCAGGAACAAGATAATGACGAATCTGACCATGGTCAAGATGATTCTGTGGTCCTTGTGTCCGAATCAAGTAACCATAGCATAGACAGCGGAGCCAACGATGCTCCTTCTACTTTACCTCTGCTTCCAACACATACCGAGAACAAGTCATCGAGATTATCTACCACAGATCAGTGTGGTTGGTCGTCTTTATTATCAGCGTTCACATCAGACGCGGTATTAGACACTGTTCGTACCATCTCCTCAGTGGGGCTCTTGCTCTTGGGGACCGTAGGTGGTCTTGGAGAACCACTCGCTCTAATTTGA
- the FMP48 gene encoding protein kinase FMP48 (weakly similar to uniprot|P53233 Saccharomyces cerevisiae YGR052W FMP48 The authentic non-tagged protein was localized to the mitochondria): MHKYQPIDVIQTGSFSTVYRAYDSKTGSYVAMKVVSKPADPVKLEAISKLVRNEYRVLKKLGNRHPNICAMLDFYQDHEKFVFVLEYCHNGDLYDYMKRIKESGGTDKNSKNARNSKSSSKSPPKLHFHSLMFQLCSALKYCHTLGIAHRDFKPENILVTNTGKIKLTDFGLSYFGEVASDHGIGTEKYLAPETFSHNDTYNTYSADLWSLGISVLYIVFGSCPFKSANIDSPTKNTNFIVFNDNPVKFVKQYYLPNLLEGSNRSNNCSESSRHAIVGSQDYWLELVPNLSHPEHLLLLISRLVIAHLLCPPTHRNIDTFYANIDYFTNDVQMIKCCPEITPPLSSSSSSSSASLSAQKYNQKQCATYPPSPASLKSTSFSFLNFEPAAESISFEDWIPRDNSRNSWTYDWDANTTWPIDSESFAVLSSNSV; the protein is encoded by the coding sequence ATGCATAAGTATCAGCCGATAGATGTGATTCAAACTGGTTCTTTTAGCACGGTATACCGTGCTTACGATTCCAAGACTGGTAGTTATGTTGCCATGAAAGTTGTTTCTAAGCCAGCTGATCCAGTTAAACTAGAAGCAATTAGTAAATTGGTAAGGAATGAGTACAGAGTGCTCAAGAAATTGGGCAATAGACATCCTAATATCTGCGCTATGCTTGATTTCTATCAGGATCATGAAAAATTCGTATTCGTGTTAGAATACTGCCATAATGGTGATTTATATGACTATATGAAGCGAATTAAGGAATCAGGAGGTACTGAtaaaaattcaaaaaatgcTCGAAATAGCAAATCTTCATCTAAAAGCCCACCCAAATTACATTTTCACTCGCTGATGTTTCAACTTTGCTCAGCGTTGAAATACTGTCATACATTAGGTATCGCCCATAGAGACTTCAAACCTGAGAATATTTTGGTCACCAACACGGGAAAAATCAAATTAACTGATTTTGGACTATCGTACTTTGGCGAAGTCGCCTCGGATCACGGTATCGGAACGGAAAAATACTTGGCTCCTGAGACTTTCTCACATAATGATACTTATAACACTTACAGTGCGGATTTATGGTCTCTAGGTATTTCAGTACTGTATATCGTTTTCGGTTCTTGTCCGTTCAAATCTGCCAACATCGATTCTCCTACCAAGAATACCAACTTCATTGTCTTCAATGATAATCCTGTGAAATTTGTTAAACAGTATTACCTACCGAATCTCTTAGAGGGCTCTAATCGTTCCAATAATTGCTCGGAGTCAAGCAGGCATGCCATTGTAGGCAGCCAGGATTATTGGCTTGAATTGGTACCTAATCTATCTCATCCAGAACATCTTCTGCTACTTATTTCTCGTTTGGTGATAGctcatcttctttgtcCACCAACTCACCGTAATATTGATACGTTTTATGCTAACATAGATTATTTCACCAACGATGTTCAGATGATCAAATGCTGCCCGGAAATCACCCCTCCActctcttcatcatcatcatcttcatcggCATCATTATCGGCACAAAAATATAACCAAAAGCAATGTGCAACGTACCCTCCATCACCAGCATCATTAAAATCTACATCTTTCTCATTTTTAAATTTTGAACCTGCAGCTGAGAGTATTTCATTTGAGGACTGGATCCCAAGAGATAACTCCAGAAATTCGTGGACCTATGACTGGGATGCAAACACTACTTGGCCAATTGACAGTGAATCATTTGCCGTATTATCAAGTAACAGTGTGTAA
- the MCO32 gene encoding Mco32p (some similarities with uniprot|Q45U33 Saccharomyces cerevisiae YGR053c), translating into MSTTIRRLGFLRSVRRYSGTSGCADIGNNGKMSTENIRRVNLGCTITYLQSNVPHLLQTSLHEPRLSKDIELKIMPITHPYLPSFSGITKYYAVWNSIRFLLNTFAFSVENRVRIKSLDVEKHEVIMRWETHPLAADNLGSIKKAESETKISGIFIFGLNENCDKITSHLIDDVEIIEKDKKIDFSSKVQNGAIAYFKTWSGP; encoded by the coding sequence ATGAGCACAACAATAAGAAGATTAGGATTTCTGCGGTCTGTGCGGCGGTACAGTGGGACCTCTGGGTGTGCTGATATTGGTAACAATGGAAAGATGAGTACTGAAAATATCCGTCGTGTGAATTTGGGATGTACGATAACATACTTGCAGTCAAATGTCCCACATCTTCTACAAACTTCTTTACATGAACCGAGACTAAGCAAAGACATAGAGTTGAAGATTATGCCTATTACCCATCCGTACTTGCCAAGCTTCTCCGGAATAACGAAGTATTATGCTGTCTGGAATAGCATACGGTTCTTATTGAACACTTTTGCATTCTCAGTTGAAAACAGGGTACGTATTAAAAGCCTTGACGTTGAGAAGCATGAAGTAATTATGAGATGGGAAACCCATCCCTTGGCTGCAGATAATCTAGGGAGTATCAAGAAAGCTGAGTCAGAGACGAAAATTTCAGGGATCTTTATCTTTGGTTTGAATGAGAACTGTGATAAGATTACGAGTCATCTAATAGATGATGTCGAAATAATcgaaaaagataaaaagaTAGATTTTAGTTCAAAGGTTCAAAATGGTGCAATCGCCTACTTCAAGACATGGTCAGGACCATGA
- a CDS encoding translation initiation factor 2A (similar to uniprot|P53235 Saccharomyces cerevisiae YGR054W yeast homolog of mammalian eIF2A) — MSFQLFAKTNSTVEVFQGYPSFEEISSSKSGNDGTEGKVIQSLLSPCGRFMAKSYESKVVLLIGETWEITLVELPLKNVYDLKFSPSGNFLSTWERPLVDDTEHLNCKIWNLNESPLSTEPKYSYKASTQSSWTLQFSKLDDYAIKSFGKELRIIKLSGEDTFKFDKPFATLTPDQPFTTYQISPAEHPTICTFTKEKSGKPAQLTIWPITTGKITKQIVTKQFFKADSCHLKWSDLGNAILCLTTTDFDHSNKSYYGENNLYLLSFQGVNGALGGESVRVSLGKEGPIHDFNWSPTSRQFGVIYGFMPATITFFDLKGNAIHSLNEQRKNTLEFSPNGKYILVGGFGNLQGSVDILDRHDKFRCISKFSATNTSVCKWSPGGEFILTATTSPRLRVDNGLKIWHYSGTLVFVKEYKELLKVDWRTNCPFRIIKDGYVTNGNKLKDEELKQDPKIRKHQLEIHPVVTQFNLKNPNKSSTNLGAKKTTGAYKPPHARKATVVPGTTKTRAPQSTPTPPLQQSAASQTSPEEKKIRSLLKKLRAIESLKVKQTEGVKLENTQVTKIQSEPKILKELELLGWKGELDS, encoded by the coding sequence ATGTCGTTCCAGTTGTTTGCTAAGACTAACTCCACCGTGGAAGTCTTCCAAGGATACCCATCATTTGAGGAGATTTCCTCATCTAAGAGCGGAAACGATGGTACTGAAGGTAAAGTGATTCAATCTCTTTTGTCTCCATGCGGTAGATTCATGGCTAAATCGTACGAGAGTAAAGTTGTACTGTTAATCGGTGAAACCTGGGAAATCACATTGGTGGAATTACCGTTAAAGAACGTTTATGACCTAAAATTTTCTCCAAGTGGGAACTTTTTGTCTACTTGGGAAAGACCTTTAGTAGACGACACAGAACACCTAAATTGTAAGATTTGGAACTTGAATGAGTCACCATTGTCTACAGAACCAAAATACAGTTATAAAGCATCGACCCAAAGTTCTTGGACTTTACAATTCTCTAAGTTGGATGACTATGCCATCAAGTCATTTGGTAAGGAACTTCGCATCATCAAGTTAAGTGGTGAAGACACATTCAAGTTTGACAAGCCATTTGCCACTTTGACTCCAGACCAACCATTCACCACCTATCAAATATCTCCGGCTGAACATCCAACTATTTGCACGTTCACAAAGGAAAAGTCAGGAAAACCTGCACAATTAACCATTTGGCCCATTACCACTGGTAAGATTACCAAACAAATTGTCACcaaacaatttttcaaagcagATTCATGCCATTTAAAATGGAGTGATTTAGGTAATGCCATATTATGCCTAACCACCACTGATTTCGATCATTCTAATAAGTCCTACTACGGTGAAAATAACCTGTACTTATTGTCATTCCAAGGTGTCAATGGTGCATTGGGTGGCGAATCAGTCCGTGTATCCCTTGGTAAAGAAGGACCAATTCATGATTTCAACTGGTCTCCAACTTCGAGACAATTTGGTGTCATTTACGGATTCATGCCAGCCACTATCACATTCTTTGATCTTAAGGGCAACGCCATCCATTCTTTAAACgaacaaaggaaaaacacATTAGAATTTTCGCCAAATGGTAAATACATCCTTGTTGGTGGTTTCGGTAACTTGCAAGGCTCTGTGGATATTTTGGATAGACATGATAAATTTAGATGCATCAGTAAATTTAGCGCTACAAACACTTCTGTCTGCAAATGGTCTCCAGGCGGCGAGTTCATCTTAACAGCAACCACTTCTCCAAGATTGAGAGTGGACAATGGATTGAAAATCTGGCATTATTCTGGTACCTTGGTGTTCGTTAAAGAATACAAAGAGCTTTTGAAAGTGGATTGGAGAACGAATTGTCCTTTCAGAATAATCAAGGATGGGTATGTTACCAACGGTAACAAATTGAAGGACgaggaattgaaacaagatcCAAAGATTAGAAAGCATCAGCTAGAAATACATCCAGTGGTCACTCAGTTCAACTTGAAGAACCCAAACAAGTCATCAACTAATTTAGGCGCCAAGAAAACCACTGGAGCCTACAAACCCCCACATGCTAGAAAAGCAACTGTAGTACCTGGAACCACTAAAACTAGAGCACCACAATCAACTCCAACGCCGCCCCTTCAACAATCTGCTGCAAGTCAAACTtcaccagaagaaaagaaaatcagatctttgttgaagaaattaagaGCCATTGAGTCACTCAAAGTAAAACAAACCGAAGGTGTCAAGTTAGAAAACACCCAGGTCACAAAAATCCAATCAGAACCTAAGATCTTAAAAGAGTTGGAATTACTTGGTTGGAAGGGAGAGTTAGATTCATGA
- the OSH6 gene encoding oxysterol-binding protein OSH6 (highly similar to uniprot|P38755 Saccharomyces cerevisiae YHR001W OSH7 Member of an oxysterol-binding protein family with seven members in S. cerevisiae family members have overlapping redundant functions in sterol metabolism and collectively perform a function essential for viability) — translation MPFKLKSKISASTGDISSTAHPQVADPNIVEDTDDIDENDDAGQSILMGIITQLKPGCDLSRITLPTFILEKKSMLERIANQLQFPDLLLEAHKEKDELERFIKVVKWYLSGWHIAPKAVKKPLNPVLGEYFTAYWDLPNKQQAFYIAEQTSHHPPKSSYFYMIPESNIRVDGTTIPKSRFLGNSTAAMMEGLSVLQFLDITDPKTGKPEKYTLTQPNMYARGILFGKMKLELGDHMLIKGPKYQIDIEFKTKGFISGTYDAIEGIIKDYNEKEYYEITGKWNDLIYYKDLREKHSKKAVLFDTNTAVPLKPSVRPLEEQGEFESRRLWKKVTDALAKRDHVEATDEKFKIENNQRILAKKRIEDGVEFHPKLFRTASPGDDLEFYVYKSIPPGTDHESHEDQIKSILEIAPIVPGQKFTEKFSIPAYQKHDIQQKELN, via the coding sequence ATGCCTTTTAAACTGAAGTCGAAGATCAGTGCATCTACCGGCGATATCTCTTCAACAGCCCACCCTCAGGTTGCTGATCCAAACATTGTAGAGGATACCGATGATATCGacgaaaatgatgatgCGGGTCAATCCATCCTTATGGGTATTATTACTCAATTGAAGCCAGGGTGTGATTTGTCACGGATCACTTTACCTACATTCATTTTAGAGAAGAAATCGATGTTAGAGAGAATTGCAAACCAATTGCAATTCCCAGACCTTTTACTAGAAGCTCATAAGGAAAAAGACGAATTGGAAAGGTTTATAAAAGTTGTTAAATGGTACCTTTCAGGGTGGCATATTGCCCCTAAAGCGGTCAAGAAGCCATTGAACCCTGTATTGGGAGAGTATTTCACAGCCTATTGGGATTTACCCAATAAGCAGCAAGCTTTTTATATTGCTGAGCAAACTAGTCACCATCCTCCCAAGTCATCTTACTTCTATATGATTCCCGAATCAAACATCAGAGTAGATGGTACCACAATTCCCAAATCTCGATTCCTAGGTAACTCCACAGCTGCAATGATGGAAGGGTTATCCGTATTGCAATTTTTGGACATCACTGACCCAAAGACAGGAAAGCCTGAAAAATATACACTTACTCAACCTAATATGTACGCTAGAGGGATTCTTTTTGGTAAAATGAAACTTGAATTAGGTGACCACATGCTTATTAAGGGCCCCAAATACCAGATCGATATAGAATTCAAGACTAAGGGTTTTATTTCAGGTACCTATGATGCCATTGAAGGTATTATCAAAGATtataatgaaaaagaatactaTGAAATTACTGGTAAATGGAACGATTTAATCTATTATAAAGATTTAAGAGAAAAGCATTCGAAGAAGGCTGTCTTATTTGATACTAACACGGCAGTACCACTCAAGCCAAGCGTTAGACCACTAGAAGAGCAGGGTGAATTTGAGTCAAGAAgactttggaagaaagtCACCGACGCGTTGGCGAAACGTGATCATGTTGAAGCGACAGACgagaaattcaaaatagAAAACAACCAGAGAATTTTAGCCAAAAAGAGGATCGAAGATGGCGTCGAATTCCATCCAAAACTGTTCAGAACTGCTTCTCCTGGCGATGATTTAGAATTTTATGTCTACAAAAGCATTCCACCAGGTACCGATCACGAATCTCATGAGGACCAGATTAAATCAATTCTCGAGATTGCACCAATCGTCCCCGGTCAAAAAtttactgaaaaattttctATTCCCGCTTACCAAAAGCATGATATTCAACAAAAGGAGCTTAATTAG
- the ECM9 gene encoding Ecm9p (weakly similar to uniprot|Q02202 Saccharomyces cerevisiae YKR004C ECM9 Non-essential protein of unknown function), whose translation MVRSLTQKVINALQADYDTSEVQFLIYPTTPPEVKDELIVVQHEQRTEVVCFKKTMMKIFIECHKLFYQLDSLDDDEKLLVISGLLLTTTENRTALNMFLAKLNKLRANEINREILFVERLLSCNSARLNKSSSLWDLYKKLYTAYGSNLKFKVWDTVTISCERHFANYYCCNFIRWFHSQLNDSHRQNFVDNFLRFSKKHVNDPSIWSALGIMIGKTDFDQVIIFIDSLPVTTWSPFLAVLEFGSRNTQIIPSLMKHWTKDDTISFYNGTPIIPDYIENDLNSKSKFMSNAWKTHLLEKLQRLQLDAT comes from the coding sequence ATGGTACGATCTCTGACCCAAAAAGTTATAAATGCACTACAGGCAGACTATGATACATCCGAAGTGCAATTCCTGATCTACCCGACTACACCGCCAGAGGTGAAAGATGAATTGATAGTTGTTCAACATGAGCAACGTACAGAGGTGGTATGCTTCAAGAAAActatgatgaagatattcaTTGAATGTCATAAACTATTTTATCAGTTGGATAGTttagatgatgatgagaagCTCTTAGTAATTTCGGGATTATTGTTGACCACTACAGAAAATAGAACAGCATTGAACATGTTCCTAgcaaaattgaataaattgAGAGCGAATGAAATTAACAGAGAAATTCTCTTCGTTGAGCGCTTATTGAGTTGTAACTCTGCAAGATTGAATAAGTCGTCATCGTTATGGGATCTTTACAAAAAACTATACACCGCATATGGTAGCAACCTCAAGTTCAAGGTGTGGGATACTGTCACTATATCTTGTGAGCGACACTTTGCAAATTATTACTGTTGCAACTTCATAAGATGGTTTCATAGCCAGCTAAACGATAGCCACAGGCAAAATTTTGTGGACAACTTTCTGcgtttttcaaagaagcaTGTAAATGATCCTTCGATATGGAGTGCACTAGGCATTATGATAGGTAAAACTGATTTTGATCAAGTCATTATATTTATAGACTCCTTGCCGGTAACTACGTGGTCACCTTTTTTAGCAGTTTTAGAATTTGGAAGTCGAAATACGCAAATAATCCCGTCACTAATGAAACATTGGACGAAAGATGATACGATTTCTTTCTATAATGGAACACCCATTATTCCGGACTACATTGAAAACGATTTAAACtccaaatccaaatttaTGAGTAATGCATGGAAAACTCACTTACTCGAGAAGTTGCAGAGGCTCCAATTGGATGCCACATAA
- a CDS encoding uncharacterized protein (conserved hypothetical protein) → MLKRICSGIAIWAALGAAQFEQQISQCKDLESSISALDLSQCSPGLEQCLLATMGVGNENCAACVQVSGDLQLESNCACIECIISNLNSKCFTAYCSSSGTNHAVLQKLNEELGKDSKLTIPVIAENHELQYYVDNNEEIHRPLLDLEKQRLVHNFLTFAKYQLGNTFAGLGKRDFPCDQVDCERLDALIDEHGDEHSDEVQDAKFWKKLKKLKEKKGKKGGDDDDDDDDDDDESGKPPCSEKECTTTFVSTSYKPKKRIMTSWKPIKITITETLTGKDCKGKVITKTLWDTETQTETETDWATTTKWKWKKEHTVTATKTEQTPVTKVIYKHDKLTVTETEFEVSTRTKYKHDKATITETELEEVTKTKRVATDTTTIVKWKTDTEWDTTTKIKKKTIPTTETETETETETETETATTTATTTSLTTVTTTASKVKMPLLSGLGFDLLNANNIQNVSVTDYVLGYTTSKTATPGNKSSSVIATPSSEPLPNSVSGHEKTMRYSNDSNSSNSDTFESSSSTSTDVTKSWIISSIAALAGIVFIYTMSEQRVRPENPGGNQGQEPASNDDGDSENSSVTISKVSDFEMDTEDLIDSDIRKLLNNSIPHAGSTKENLASQLVEDPLGIIEVA, encoded by the coding sequence ATGTTGAAGCGTATATGTTCTGGTATTGCAATTTGGGCAGCATTGGGCGCTGCCCAATTTGAACAGCAAATTTCTCAATGTAAAGACTTAGAATCTAGCATCAGTGCTTTGGACCTTTCCCAATGTTCTCCTGGGTTGGAGCAATGTCTCTTGGCCACCATGGGTGTTGGGAACGAAAACTGTGCAGCCTGCGTTCAAGTTTCAGGTGATTTACAATTGGAATCCAATTGTGCTTGTATTGAATGTATTATTTCCAATTTGAACTCAAAATGTTTCACAGCTTACTGTTCCAGTTCAGGAACAAACCATGCTGTATTGCAAAAATTAAATGAGGAATTGGGAAAGGATAGTAAATTGACAATTCCAGTGATCGCCGAGAATCATGAGTTACAATATTACGTTGATAATAATGAAGAGATTCATAGACCTTTGCTAGATTTAGAGAAACAACGATTGGTCCACAACTTCTTGACCTTTGCCAAGTATCAATTGGGTAACACTTTTGCAGGTCTTGGAAAGAGAGATTTCCCTTGTGATCAAGTAGATTGTGAAAGATTGGATGCTTTGATTGATGAACATGGTGATGAACATAGTGATGAGGTTCAGGACGCTaagttttggaagaagctCAAAAAGctcaaagagaaaaaaggCAAAAAGGGAGGagacgatgatgatgacgatgatgatgacgatgatgaaagtgGGAAGCCACCATGttctgaaaaagaatgtaCTACCACTTTTGTGTCTACCAGTTacaaaccaaaaaaaagaataatgaCCAGTTGGAAACCTATCAAGATTACAATCACAGAAACTTTAACCGGAAAAGATTGTAAGGGCAAAGTGATTACGAAGACTCTTTGGGATACTGAGACCCAAACTGAGACTGAAACTGACTGGGCAACCACGAcaaaatggaaatggaagaaagaacatACCGTTACTGCTACGAAGACTGAACAGACGCCGGTAACAAAAGTCATATACAAACATGATAAGCTGACTGTCACCGAGACTGAATTCGAAGTAAGTACAAGGACCAAATATAAGCATGATAAAGCTACCATCACTGAAACggaattggaagaagttacAAAGACGAAAAGAGTAGCCACAGATACGACTACAATTGTCAAATGGAAGACAGACACAGAATGGGACACCACTACTAAGATCAAAAAGAAGACCATTCCGACCACAGAGactgaaactgaaactgaaactgaaactgaaactgaaaCGGCAACGACAACTGCAACGACAACATCTTTGACGACCGTTACTACAACTGCTTCTAAGGTTAAGATGCCATTACTATCAGGGTTGGGATTCGATCTTTTAAATGCGAATAATATTCAAAACGTTTCAGTAACAGATTATGTCTTAGGCTATACGACTTCTAAAACTGCTACCCCTGGTAATAAATCGAGTTCAGTTATCGCAACGCCTTCATCTGAACCACTTCCAAATAGTGTGTCTGGACATGAGAAAACTATGAGGTATAGTAACGATTCCAACTCTTCAAACAGTGACACGTTtgaatcatcttcttccactAGTACAGATGTTACTAAATCATGGATTATTTCATCCATTGCTGCATTAGCTGGTATAGTTTTCATTTACACAATGTCAGAACAACGTGTGCGTCCAGAAAATCCCGGTGGAAACCAAGGTCAAGAGCCAGCCTCTAATGATGATGGTGATTCTGAGAACAGTTCAGTGACCATCTCCAAAGTATCTGATTTCGAAATGGACACGGAAGATCTGATAGATTCAGACATCCGCaaacttttgaataattctATCCCACATGCAGGCAGTACAAAAGAGAATCTAGCATCACAATTAGTTGAAGACCCGTTGGGGATAATTGAAGTAGCTTAA